A region of Argentina anserina chromosome 5, drPotAnse1.1, whole genome shotgun sequence DNA encodes the following proteins:
- the LOC126796117 gene encoding E3 ubiquitin-protein ligase WAV3 gives MGTGWRRAFCTTIPRDPSDTKVSDQKQRSPSPSPSPRTRLSFFSSGGGNPSTPRLHGKTGSEALLQKSNSMPKQNVAESPRVLEIKTSSTPKSSNPTSPRSPLKLSLFKNSFKFRSSCGICLNSVKTGQGTAIYTAECSHAFHFPCIASYVRNHGSLVCPVCNSTWKDVPLLAMHKNATSDPHPAANNDVVSAPVTPKLKVEEKKVIAESPSPRYTLKPYNDDEPLLSPTVGGRIISIPEADEEDLADDDVEEFQGFFVNPNTSSSATYSDDPKIHDDKEFRNNVQVRLLPEAALLSSGRGFETYAFALRVKAPARQTTSTYILDPSHRAPIDLVTVLDVSGSMTGGKLQMLKRAMRLVISSLGSSDRLSIVAFSASPKRLMPLKRMTANGQRAARRVVDRLVCGQGSSVGEALRKATKVLEDRRERNPVASIMLLSDGQNERVNNSNSGSTNQRPGSNYVSSTRFAHIEIPIHAFGFGQNAGYCQEPAEDAFAKCVGGLLSVVVQDLRIQLGFSSGSAPAEITAIYSCNGRPTVHGSASIRLGDMYAEEERELLVELRIPTSAAGTHHVMSVRCLYKDPATQEVVYGKEQGLVVPLTQTAVRSVSSNPKIRRLRSLFFTTRAVAESRRLVEHNDFQSAHHLLASTRTLLIQSGSASADEYVRALEAQLAEVHWKRQNQLEEQHQQQMIMQRRRQSEREREREMGSAAVDENGEALTPTSAWRAAEKLAKVAMMKKSLNRVSDLHGFENARF, from the exons ATGGGTACTGGTTGGAGACGAGCCTTCTGCACCACGATTCCTCGGGATCCATCGGACACAAAGGTTTCAGATCAAAAGCAGAGGAGCCCGAGTCCGAGCCCGAGCCCAAGAACCCGACTGAGTTTCTTCTCCTCCGGCGGTGGCAACCCGTCAACTCCGAGGCTGCATGGTAAAACAGGGTCGGAGGCTCTGCTTCAGAAATCGAATAGTATGCCTAAGCAAAATGTTGCCGAGAGCCCCAGAGTCCTTGAAATCAAAACAAGCAGCACTCCCAAATCATCTAATCCGACTTCTCCTCGATCCCCTCTCAAGCTCTCCCTCTTCAAGAACAGCTTCAAATTTCGA agtagCTGTGGAATTTGCTTGAATAGTGTGAAAACCGGGCAAGGCACAGCGATTTACACAGCAGAGTGTAGCCACGCCTTTCATTTCCCCTGCATAGCTTCTTATGTACGGAACCATGGAAGCCTCGTCTGCCCGGTCTGCAACTCTACATGGAAAGACGTTCCTTTGCTGGCTATGCATAAAAACGCCACCTCTGATCCCCATCCGGCAGCCAACAACGACGTCGTTTCAGCACCCGTCACCCCGAAGCTGAAAGTTGAAGAGAAGAAGGTGATTGCTGAATCCCCATCGCCCAGATACACGTTGAAGCCATACAACGATGACGAGCCTCTTCTGTCTCCGACCGTCGGCGGCCGAATTATCTCCATTCCTGAGGCCGACGAAGAGGACCTTGCTGACGATGACGTCGAAGAGTTTCAGGGGTTCTTCGTTAATCCTAACACATCTTCTTCAGCCACGTATTCCGATGATCCGAAAATACATGATGACAAAGAATTCAGGAACAATGTGCAAGTGAGGCTGTTACCGGAGGCTGCTCTGTTGTCTTCCGGCCGGGGTTTCGAGACCTACGCATTTGCTCTCAGAGTGAAGGCGCCAGCGCGTCAGACTACCAGCACGTACATTCTGGACCCTTCCCACCGAGCTCCGATTGATTTAGTGACGGTGCTCGACGTCAGCGGAAGCATGACAGGCGGGAAGCTCCAGATGCTGAAGCGCGCCATGCGCTTGGTCATTTCCTCGCTCGGCTCCTCTGATCGTCTTTCCATCGTGGCCTTCTCGGCCTCCCCAAAGAGACTGATGCCGCTGAAGAGAATGACGGCGAATGGCCAGCGCGCGGCTCGGCGCGTTGTTGACCGGCTGGTCTGCGGTCAGGGGAGCAGTGTTGGGGAGGCCCTGAGGAAGGCCACGAAGGTTCTGGAAGATCGGAGGGAGAGGAATCCGGTGGCGAGTATCATGCTCTTATCGGACGGTCAGAACGAGAGGGTGAACAACAGCAATTCGGGCTCGACCAATCAACGTCCAGGATCAAACTACGTGTCGTCCACCCGGTTCGCCCACATTGAGATTCCGATTCATGCTTTCGGGTTTGGCCAGAACGCCGGGTACTGCCAGGAGCCGGCGGAGGACGCCTTTGCAAAATGCGTAGGGGGTCTGCTAAGCGTTGTCGTTCAGGACTTGAGAATCCAGCTCGGCTTCTCATCCGGCTCTGCTCCGGCGGAGATAACCGCCATTTATTCCTGCAACGGGCGCCCCACCGTGCACGGCTCGGCTTCGATTCGGCTCGGAGATATGTACGccgaggaagagagagagttgcTAGTTGAGCTGCGCATTCCTACCTCTGCAGCTGGGACTCACCACGTGATGTCAGTTAGGTGCTTATACAAAGACCCGGCTACGCAAGAGGTTGTCTACGGCAAGGAGCAGGGACTAGTGGTGCCGCTTACACAGACCGCCGTCCGATCGGTGTCTTCAAATCCGAAGATCCGACGCCTGAGAAGCCTTTTCTTTACCACACGTGCCGTGGCGGAGTCACGGAGGCTGGTGGAGCACAATGACTTCCAAAGTGCACATCACTTGCTAGCATCAACTAGAACTTTGCTAATCCAGTCCGGCTCGGCTTCAGCCGACGAGTATGTTCGGGCATTGGAGGCTCAGCTTGCAGAGGTGCATTGGAAGAGGCAGAATCAGCTAGAGGAGCAGCACCAGCAGCAGATGATAATGCAGCGGCGGAGACAAagcgagagggagagggagagagaaatggGGTCAGCGGCTGTCGACGAGAATGGCGAGGCGCTGACGCCCACTTCCGCATGGAGGGCAGCGGAGAAGCTGGCTAAGGTGGCTATGATGAAGAAATCACTGAATAGGGTCAGTGACTTGCACGGGTTTGAAAATGCTAGGTTTTAA